One window of the Carnobacterium maltaromaticum DSM 20342 genome contains the following:
- a CDS encoding ABC transporter ATP-binding protein — translation MLKRFFSYYRPYRKLFILDFSCAIVAAILELAFPIVVNQVIDKLLPTGNWSLIVTAALSLLFFYVVNTALQYVVVYFGHMLGVNIETDMRRELYAHLQSQPFSYYDNQKTGKLMSRLTTDLFEISEVAHHGPEDVFITIMSLVGSFALMLSIHVKLALATFIMIPFITLALVFFNKRMTKVNTQIYRDLGEFNAGVEASVSGVRVVQAFSNEAHEQERFEGLNQAYRKSKVLFYKMMGISAAYNYLLMRLINLFALFFGAYYTITNEITYGQFVGFILLTNVFVRPIEKVNNMIESYPKGIAGFKRFTEEIDKEPVIQDVPNARDDIVLTGDIEYKDVSFWYDDSKKVLDKINLSIKEGETVAFVGPSGAGKTTICNLLPRFYEVNEGAVLVDGYTIDALTMSSLRSQIGVVQQDVFLFPGSIKENVAYGKLDATEDEINHAIRLAHLEQVVAEMPDGLETIIGERGVKLSGGQKQRLAIARMFLKNPPILILDEATSALDTETEQVIQESLNSLSEGRTTLIIAHRLATIKHANRIVVVNEEGIAEEGTHDDLMARNGAYKRLYDAQFKD, via the coding sequence ATGTTAAAAAGATTTTTTAGTTATTATCGGCCTTATCGTAAGTTATTTATTTTAGATTTTTCTTGTGCAATTGTTGCTGCTATTTTAGAGTTGGCTTTTCCAATCGTGGTTAACCAAGTCATTGATAAGCTTCTTCCCACTGGAAATTGGTCATTAATCGTTACCGCTGCATTATCATTATTATTTTTTTACGTTGTAAATACAGCTTTGCAGTATGTTGTTGTTTATTTCGGTCATATGCTAGGAGTTAATATCGAAACGGATATGCGGAGAGAACTTTATGCTCATTTGCAATCACAGCCTTTCAGCTATTATGATAATCAAAAAACGGGTAAGCTAATGAGTCGTTTAACAACAGACTTATTCGAGATATCAGAAGTAGCGCATCATGGACCTGAAGATGTATTCATTACCATTATGTCTTTAGTTGGTTCATTTGCTTTAATGCTTTCTATCCATGTTAAATTAGCGTTAGCTACCTTTATTATGATACCTTTCATTACATTGGCACTTGTCTTTTTTAATAAGCGAATGACAAAAGTGAATACCCAAATTTATCGTGACTTAGGTGAGTTTAATGCAGGTGTTGAAGCTTCTGTTAGTGGTGTGAGAGTTGTCCAAGCCTTTTCAAATGAGGCTCATGAACAAGAACGTTTTGAAGGGTTAAACCAAGCGTACAGAAAATCAAAAGTTTTATTTTATAAAATGATGGGAATTAGCGCAGCTTATAATTATTTATTGATGCGCCTAATTAACTTATTTGCCTTATTTTTTGGAGCATACTATACGATTACTAACGAGATCACCTATGGTCAGTTTGTTGGGTTTATTTTGTTAACTAATGTTTTTGTCCGACCAATTGAAAAGGTAAATAATATGATTGAAAGTTATCCAAAAGGAATTGCTGGTTTTAAACGCTTTACTGAAGAAATTGATAAAGAACCTGTGATTCAAGATGTACCCAATGCTCGTGACGATATTGTTTTAACTGGAGATATTGAATATAAAGATGTTTCTTTTTGGTATGATGATTCTAAGAAGGTTTTAGATAAAATAAATCTGTCAATTAAAGAAGGCGAGACAGTTGCTTTTGTTGGACCAAGCGGCGCTGGAAAAACAACTATTTGTAATTTATTACCGCGCTTTTATGAAGTGAATGAAGGTGCTGTTTTAGTGGATGGGTATACTATTGACGCATTGACAATGAGTAGTCTTCGAAGTCAAATTGGTGTTGTACAGCAAGATGTCTTTTTATTCCCAGGTTCAATTAAGGAAAATGTGGCTTACGGGAAACTTGACGCTACGGAAGACGAAATTAATCATGCGATTAGATTGGCACATTTAGAACAAGTCGTAGCAGAAATGCCAGATGGGTTAGAAACGATTATTGGAGAACGTGGAGTGAAGTTATCTGGAGGCCAAAAGCAACGTTTAGCTATTGCTCGAATGTTCTTGAAAAATCCTCCAATCTTAATTTTAGATGAAGCGACTTCTGCGTTGGATACTGAAACTGAACAAGTCATTCAAGAATCTTTAAATTCACTATCTGAAGGAAGAACAACTTTAATTATTGCGCATCGCTTAGCGACGATTAAGCACGCGAATCGAATTGTGGTCGTAAATGAAGAGGGAATTGCAGAAGAAGGAACCCATGATGATTTAATGGCTCGAAATGGCGCTTATAAACGATTATATGACGCACAATTTAAAGATTAA
- the dnaG gene encoding DNA primase: MAMMIPEETVNRIRQETNIVDVVSQYVQLKKSGKNLFGFCPFHEERTPSFSVAEDKQIFHCFSCGKGGNVFTFLMEVDGLSFPEAVFKTAEMSQIKLDDTLLNNRSHQNQESDSKREKLIQAHEETADLFQHVLLNTKVGEEAYHYLLNRGLTKELIETFKIGFAPRERTMLHQYLLGKEYTDEVLNETGLFVERDNGELIDRFYNRIMFPIRNQQGKTIAFSGRIFQQETEDKAGPKYLNSPETYLFNKRNVLFNFDMARGAIRREKEVVLFEGFMDVIAAWNAGVKNGVASMGTSLTNEQIHMLDRVTDRVLIAYDGDNAGIEATKRGVDLLTTETAFDVEVVSFTEGLDPDDFIKKYGASAFVELLAHGRDTLFAFKMRYHRKGLNLQNENERLSYLDLILTDMLTITSAVEREMYLKQLSSEFDISLDSLNEQYQQLFKEKRAQRKEVKNQFNFGPEPEIEPYFPEEEMVVQVDTQKRKLDLIEQTERYLLNRLFHFEEAWIQVQSQVEDYHFIHDDYQTLYLLFESFKDTVGEYGSIDAFIDFVKEPPLKNLLVEIEMLSLSEEMTAKEIDDYLDVIVRKSSLSEQLKHKQAAMKEAQRIGDQAVLQQLMLEIVDLSRQLKNK; this comes from the coding sequence GTGGCTATGATGATACCGGAGGAAACAGTCAATCGAATTAGACAGGAAACAAATATTGTTGATGTGGTTAGCCAATACGTTCAATTGAAAAAAAGTGGGAAAAATCTTTTTGGATTCTGCCCGTTTCATGAAGAACGAACGCCGTCATTTTCAGTAGCGGAAGATAAACAAATTTTTCATTGTTTTAGTTGCGGAAAAGGTGGAAATGTATTTACGTTTTTAATGGAAGTGGATGGCTTAAGTTTTCCAGAAGCTGTTTTTAAAACAGCCGAAATGAGTCAAATAAAACTGGATGATACATTATTAAACAATAGATCTCATCAAAACCAAGAGAGTGACTCTAAACGGGAGAAGCTAATTCAAGCACATGAAGAAACGGCTGACTTATTTCAACACGTTTTGTTAAATACTAAAGTTGGTGAAGAAGCCTATCATTATTTATTAAATCGTGGATTAACCAAGGAATTAATTGAAACATTTAAAATTGGTTTCGCCCCAAGGGAACGAACGATGCTCCACCAATATTTATTAGGCAAAGAATACACAGACGAGGTATTAAACGAGACTGGATTGTTTGTTGAAAGAGATAACGGTGAACTCATTGATCGTTTTTATAATCGAATTATGTTTCCAATTCGTAATCAACAAGGAAAGACAATTGCGTTTTCAGGAAGAATTTTTCAGCAAGAAACCGAAGATAAAGCCGGACCCAAATATTTAAATAGTCCTGAAACCTATTTATTTAATAAACGAAATGTCCTATTTAACTTTGATATGGCTCGTGGAGCAATTCGAAGAGAAAAAGAGGTTGTTTTATTTGAAGGTTTTATGGATGTGATTGCAGCTTGGAATGCAGGCGTTAAAAATGGTGTTGCTTCGATGGGGACGAGTTTAACAAATGAACAGATTCATATGTTAGATCGAGTGACAGATCGAGTTTTAATTGCTTATGATGGTGACAATGCTGGAATCGAAGCAACCAAACGTGGTGTTGACTTATTGACAACTGAGACAGCCTTTGATGTTGAAGTTGTTAGCTTCACGGAAGGTTTGGATCCAGACGACTTTATAAAAAAATATGGAGCGAGTGCATTTGTTGAGTTATTAGCTCATGGACGAGATACTTTATTTGCATTTAAAATGCGTTATCATCGAAAAGGGTTAAATTTACAAAACGAAAATGAGCGGTTGAGTTATCTAGATTTAATTTTAACGGATATGCTCACTATCACTTCTGCTGTTGAAAGAGAGATGTACCTTAAACAGTTATCGTCTGAATTTGATATTTCGTTAGATTCTTTAAATGAACAGTATCAACAACTTTTTAAAGAAAAGCGAGCTCAGCGCAAAGAGGTAAAAAATCAATTTAATTTTGGACCAGAACCTGAAATAGAACCTTATTTTCCAGAAGAGGAAATGGTCGTTCAAGTCGATACTCAAAAAAGGAAGCTTGATTTAATTGAGCAAACAGAACGTTATTTGCTAAATCGCTTATTTCACTTTGAAGAGGCCTGGATTCAAGTTCAGAGTCAAGTTGAAGACTACCACTTTATTCATGACGACTATCAGACTTTGTATCTTTTGTTTGAGAGTTTCAAAGATACTGTAGGGGAATATGGATCAATTGATGCATTTATTGATTTTGTAAAAGAACCTCCATTAAAAAACTTATTAGTGGAAATTGAAATGCTTTCTTTAAGTGAAGAAATGACTGCTAAAGAAATAGATGATTATTTGGATGTAATTGTCCGGAAATCAAGTTTATCAGAACAGTTAAAACATAAACAAGCGGCAATGAAAGAAGCTCAACGAATTGGCGATCAAGCGGTTTTACAACAATTAATGTTAGAAATTGTTGACTTGTCACGCCAGTTGAAGAATAAATGA